The following coding sequences are from one Patescibacteria group bacterium window:
- a CDS encoding NUDIX hydrolase, whose translation MKKGVGMITVINAFAVSKGKVLLVQKGEFWILPGGKLEPDETDGEGLHREFHEELPLATLHIQVALGKVIGLTPGSGQRACVYIYGCSVEGDITPAAEIATAGWFTLLEARLLPLSPITQAILTQHESFLLASKPLTKS comes from the coding sequence TTGAAGAAAGGAGTAGGGATGATCACCGTCATCAATGCTTTTGCGGTTAGCAAAGGGAAGGTCTTGCTGGTTCAGAAAGGCGAGTTTTGGATTTTACCCGGTGGAAAATTGGAACCCGATGAAACCGACGGGGAAGGTTTGCACCGGGAATTCCATGAAGAGCTGCCGCTGGCAACGTTGCACATACAAGTTGCACTCGGTAAGGTTATAGGCCTCACTCCGGGAAGCGGCCAACGGGCTTGTGTCTACATCTACGGTTGCAGTGTTGAAGGTGACATTACTCCTGCGGCAGAGATTGCTACAGCTGGATGGTTTACCTTGCTGGAAGCACGACTGTTGCCACTTTCACCAATCACGCAGGCCATCCTTACTCAGCACGAATCGTTCCTTCTGGCTTCCAAACCCCTTACGAAATCGTGA
- a CDS encoding NAD+ synthase has product MKIALLQLNFTVGDLEGNTTKIIAGYQQAKAQGARYAVSSELAIFGYPPQDLLEFPEYLERQDAQIERLRQEVKGETSLIVGIAERNTTGTGKPLFNSVIHIYDQQVLVIGRKCLLPTYDVFDEQRYFTPAELPRPIRRDRTSIATLVCEDIWYGSEFVSGHHLYKDDPVGHLEGLGVDFLFVLNGSPYTWHKGRERFTLVQNIAQRCKCNVVYVNQVGGNDDILFDGRSFVVNPQGECIGAAEPFKEQVVIVDMDNPTPVAYPFDDNLRDLYDALVMATRDYIAKVGCQQGVVIGLSGGIDSALTAAIAVDALGPDKVVGITMPSVLSSSGSVSDSLALAKNLGIQCFTVPIGCTVDSYGKALEPIIGWYPATARPGDVTEENIQARTRGNILMALSNRVGKIVLTTGNKSEVAVGYCTLYGDMAGGYAVISDIPKTLVYALSRYVNRFGEIIPESTLTKPPSAELRPDQKDTDSLPAYEVLDPILKAYNEDRMTVGQIIELGLADAATVHRVIRMVNTNEFKRRQLAPGPKVTSKAFGSGRRMPIAAKMIS; this is encoded by the coding sequence GTGAAAATCGCTTTGCTCCAACTGAATTTTACCGTGGGTGATTTAGAAGGAAACACCACGAAGATTATTGCTGGCTATCAGCAGGCGAAAGCGCAAGGTGCGCGGTATGCAGTGAGTTCGGAGTTGGCTATCTTTGGCTACCCGCCTCAGGATTTGTTGGAATTTCCAGAATACTTGGAACGTCAAGATGCGCAAATTGAACGCCTCCGTCAGGAAGTGAAGGGCGAAACGAGCCTCATTGTTGGCATTGCGGAGCGGAATACCACCGGGACAGGGAAACCCCTGTTTAACAGTGTGATACACATCTACGATCAACAGGTGCTGGTTATTGGTCGGAAGTGTTTACTGCCGACGTACGATGTATTTGATGAGCAGCGGTATTTCACGCCTGCCGAACTCCCGCGTCCGATCAGGCGGGATAGGACATCCATCGCCACATTAGTATGCGAAGACATTTGGTACGGTTCTGAATTTGTCAGCGGTCATCATCTGTACAAAGATGATCCAGTCGGTCACCTTGAGGGTCTGGGTGTGGACTTCCTTTTCGTTCTCAACGGTTCGCCGTACACCTGGCACAAAGGTCGGGAGCGGTTTACCCTAGTGCAGAATATCGCACAGCGTTGCAAGTGTAACGTAGTGTACGTCAATCAAGTTGGCGGCAATGACGACATTCTTTTTGACGGCCGGAGTTTCGTTGTCAATCCCCAAGGGGAATGCATTGGCGCTGCGGAGCCGTTCAAGGAGCAGGTTGTTATAGTCGATATGGACAACCCTACTCCGGTTGCGTATCCGTTCGATGATAACCTGCGTGATCTCTACGATGCTTTGGTTATGGCCACCCGTGATTACATTGCGAAAGTTGGTTGTCAGCAAGGTGTGGTCATTGGCCTTTCTGGCGGTATTGACTCTGCGTTAACCGCGGCAATCGCAGTTGATGCGCTGGGCCCCGACAAGGTTGTAGGCATAACCATGCCCTCAGTGCTCTCTTCGAGCGGGAGCGTCAGTGACTCTCTGGCTCTCGCCAAGAATTTGGGAATACAGTGTTTCACCGTTCCCATTGGTTGTACGGTTGATAGCTACGGGAAAGCGCTGGAGCCGATCATTGGTTGGTACCCAGCAACTGCACGACCGGGTGATGTGACCGAGGAGAACATCCAGGCCAGGACGCGGGGGAATATACTCATGGCGCTTTCAAACCGGGTGGGAAAAATCGTTTTGACCACCGGCAACAAATCGGAAGTGGCTGTGGGCTACTGCACGTTGTACGGCGATATGGCAGGTGGGTATGCGGTCATTTCCGACATTCCCAAGACTTTGGTGTATGCACTCTCAAGGTACGTCAATCGGTTTGGAGAAATCATTCCCGAAAGTACCCTCACCAAGCCGCCATCGGCCGAACTTCGACCGGATCAGAAAGACACTGATTCATTGCCGGCGTATGAGGTGCTGGATCCGATTCTGAAAGCCTACAATGAAGATCGGATGACGGTAGGGCAGATTATCGAGCTTGGTTTGGCGGATGCAGCCACAGTGCATCGGGTCATTCGCATGGTCAACACGAATGAGTTCAAACGGCGGCAACTTGCACCGGGTCCGAAGGTAACCTCCAAAGCCTTTGGGTCTGGTCGGCGCATGCCCATTGCTGCCAAAATGATTAGCTAG
- a CDS encoding ferric reductase-like transmembrane domain-containing protein encodes MKKALRVVTMLVWLAIAIAPAYVFFQERDGLVFLEGLTFTDACRELFPLVGLYAFTLVWTQVLLGSMMSKWTKWVGLGFAQHRVVGPTVLLFALIHPVLLLVGVGWTDYLNRSYVEPTQQVFIYFGLTALLLVLLTALSALLRTRPWVQRWWRKVHVFNYIVFASAWIHSWNLGTDIQSTGLRFLWIGFGITGAIAMTVRVVHLWRRHLAAAVDVHPTQP; translated from the coding sequence ATGAAAAAAGCTTTACGCGTGGTCACGATGCTCGTCTGGCTGGCTATCGCCATTGCCCCAGCCTACGTTTTTTTCCAGGAACGGGACGGTTTGGTTTTTCTGGAAGGCCTAACCTTCACAGATGCCTGCCGAGAACTTTTCCCCTTAGTGGGTTTGTATGCCTTCACCCTGGTGTGGACCCAGGTGCTGTTGGGTTCGATGATGTCCAAGTGGACCAAGTGGGTGGGCTTGGGTTTTGCGCAGCACCGCGTGGTGGGGCCCACGGTCTTACTCTTCGCGCTTATCCATCCTGTCCTCCTGTTGGTGGGCGTGGGTTGGACTGACTACCTGAACCGTTCATACGTGGAGCCCACGCAGCAGGTCTTCATCTACTTTGGTTTGACGGCGCTCCTGCTGGTGCTGCTTACTGCCTTATCCGCCCTGCTTCGGACGCGCCCCTGGGTGCAGCGCTGGTGGCGGAAAGTGCACGTCTTCAACTACATCGTGTTTGCCAGCGCCTGGATTCACTCGTGGAATTTAGGCACCGATATTCAAAGTACCGGCTTACGTTTTCTGTGGATTGGCTTTGGGATCACCGGCGCCATTGCCATGACTGTCCGCGTGGTGCACCTCTGGCGCCGTCACCTGGCCGCGGCAGTTGACGTCCACCCCACGCAGCCGTAA
- a CDS encoding cytochrome b5-like heme/steroid binding domain-containing protein, protein MKVENFFGITSIIAILVLVSAFTASYREQKQQLQLLNHNPSVQVLTSNANITGTSILDTATIGQHSTAGDCWLLIQGSVYDATQYLQLHPGGQSIVLPFCGADATSAFLTKGGQGSHSRTAFTQLGALYLGQLNEVIGNSNTNSTNTNTVSAVNTNTVTVNANTSASVPQPSSTVVLNTATVAKHNTATDCWLIISGKVYAVSGYLSAHPGGRSTIIPYCGRDATQAFATQGGQGSHSNFASQQLSGLVIGTVGSTTTTTKVQQIVTPSPTSPTTNGQEEENDDD, encoded by the coding sequence ATGAAGGTAGAAAATTTTTTTGGCATAACCAGTATCATTGCCATTTTGGTGCTAGTTTCTGCATTTACCGCTTCGTACCGTGAGCAGAAGCAGCAATTGCAGCTACTGAACCATAACCCTAGCGTGCAAGTCCTGACGTCGAACGCGAACATTACCGGGACGAGTATTCTAGATACGGCAACCATAGGCCAGCACAGCACGGCAGGGGATTGCTGGTTGCTGATTCAGGGAAGTGTTTACGACGCCACTCAATACCTGCAATTACACCCGGGTGGCCAATCTATTGTTCTACCTTTTTGTGGTGCAGATGCAACCTCGGCGTTTCTGACAAAAGGTGGCCAAGGCTCACACTCGCGCACCGCTTTTACCCAGTTGGGTGCGCTATACCTGGGTCAGCTGAACGAGGTCATTGGAAACAGCAATACCAACAGCACCAACACGAACACCGTGAGTGCGGTGAACACCAACACCGTGACGGTGAATGCGAATACTTCGGCCAGTGTGCCACAACCAAGCAGCACGGTGGTTCTGAATACGGCGACAGTAGCGAAACATAATACTGCTACCGATTGCTGGCTCATCATTTCTGGGAAAGTCTACGCCGTCAGTGGCTACCTCAGTGCGCACCCGGGTGGTCGTTCCACCATTATTCCCTACTGTGGTCGGGATGCAACCCAGGCCTTTGCCACGCAAGGTGGGCAGGGTTCGCACTCCAACTTTGCCAGCCAGCAGCTCAGTGGTTTGGTCATTGGCACTGTGGGCAGCACGACCACAACCACAAAAGTGCAGCAAATTGTAACACCATCACCAACTTCGCCCACCACGAATGGGCAGGAAGAAGAAAACGATGATGACTAA
- a CDS encoding superoxide dismutase: protein MPTPFQTPALPYAYEALEPFIDAETMHLHHDKHHVTYTTKLNAALEKFPEWFEKRVEDMLKNLDAVPESIRPAVRNHGGGHVNHALFWEIMGPNAGGKPTGDLLAAIEKDLDGWDAFVATFEEAATLQFGSGWAWLSVADGKLMVEKTANQDSPLSQGHTPILALDVWEHAYYLKYRNVRPDYIKAWWNVVNWTAVAEKFAAAK, encoded by the coding sequence ATGCCCACGCCCTTCCAAACTCCAGCCCTCCCCTACGCCTACGAAGCGTTGGAGCCGTTCATCGATGCCGAAACCATGCACCTGCACCATGACAAGCATCACGTCACCTACACCACCAAGCTGAATGCCGCTTTGGAAAAGTTTCCGGAATGGTTTGAGAAACGCGTGGAAGACATGCTGAAAAACTTGGACGCCGTGCCTGAGAGCATCCGGCCTGCGGTGCGGAACCACGGCGGTGGCCACGTGAACCACGCCCTCTTCTGGGAAATCATGGGGCCTAACGCCGGCGGCAAACCCACGGGCGATTTGCTGGCCGCTATTGAAAAAGATTTGGACGGGTGGGACGCATTTGTAGCGACCTTTGAAGAAGCCGCGACTCTGCAATTTGGCTCGGGTTGGGCATGGCTGAGCGTCGCTGACGGCAAACTCATGGTGGAGAAAACTGCCAACCAAGATTCACCCCTGTCCCAGGGTCACACACCTATTCTGGCACTGGACGTGTGGGAACACGCCTACTACCTCAAGTACCGCAATGTTCGGCCAGACTACATCAAAGCCTGGTGGAACGTGGTGAACTGGACTGCAGTGGCAGAAAAATTTGCAGCGGCAAAGTAA